The following proteins come from a genomic window of Cryomorphaceae bacterium 1068:
- a CDS encoding protein-disulfide reductase DsbD family protein, whose translation MLKIKASIPLFFLAVFSLQAQVYDPVDWTFEVENTGETSADLVFSATIEEGWHVYATELPSDMGPIPTSVTLDESADFKALGPPKGGEYKTEFDPNFDMDLNYYDREAVFRLPIERISGADFVVTGYLTFMVCNDEMCLPPDDLDLSLKVQGASQAREGEVKGKPALEPISIQPITESEILEPVEWNFLIENETGSEATFVAEATIEKPWHLYSVNIEIDDDGPLPTELIFEDQNGYSLIGKPEENKPKTEYDPVFDMEIDFFEKKARFTQKIKKESADPIKLKGYVNYMVCDESKCIMEQADFEIDIKGKSDEATTSDDSIGEESSGEDRSYWGIFFWSFLSGFAALLTPCVFPMIPMTVSFFTKQSKTKAEGIRNSIIYGISIIVIYVVLGVVVTAIFGASVLSELSTDPWFNLVFFALLVIFAISFLGAFEITLPNSWISKADSKADKGGLIGIFFMAFVLALVSFSCTGPIVGTLIVEAASIGGTAPVIGMFGFSLAIALPFTLFAAFPGWMNSLPKSGGWLNSVKVVLGFLELALAFKFLSNADMVLQLHYLEREVFIAIWIVIFGLLTMYLLGKLKLPHDSDLKHISVSRLLLATLTGFFTIYMIPGLWGAPLKLIAAFPPPISYSESPLGVGYYGGGGSSGAHEEGTHLVVPGVYSYHDYNEGLAKAKELGKPLMLDFTGHACVNCRKMEQQVWSDPEISSMLANDVVLVSLYVDEKTPLPEAEQITVELTGGREKKLRNVGNKWAAFQELNYGVNAQPYYVILDHDEQKLIEPSNYQDYGTIAEFKDWLTRGIDKYKQ comes from the coding sequence ATGTTGAAAATCAAAGCATCGATCCCATTATTTTTCCTCGCGGTCTTTTCCCTCCAAGCACAGGTATACGATCCTGTTGATTGGACTTTTGAAGTAGAGAATACGGGTGAGACGAGCGCCGACTTGGTTTTTTCAGCTACGATAGAGGAAGGCTGGCATGTCTATGCTACAGAACTGCCGTCAGATATGGGGCCGATTCCTACATCGGTGACGCTCGATGAAAGTGCTGATTTCAAGGCACTAGGTCCTCCAAAAGGAGGGGAGTACAAGACGGAATTCGATCCGAATTTCGACATGGATTTGAATTATTACGACAGGGAAGCCGTTTTCCGTCTTCCGATTGAGCGAATTTCAGGAGCTGATTTCGTCGTTACCGGGTATCTCACTTTCATGGTTTGCAACGATGAAATGTGTCTTCCACCTGATGATCTCGATCTCTCACTTAAAGTCCAAGGAGCTAGTCAAGCTCGAGAAGGAGAGGTTAAAGGTAAACCGGCTTTGGAGCCAATTTCGATTCAGCCTATCACAGAATCTGAAATTCTCGAACCGGTTGAATGGAATTTTTTAATCGAAAATGAAACAGGGTCTGAAGCTACTTTTGTAGCCGAAGCCACGATAGAGAAGCCTTGGCATTTATACTCCGTCAATATCGAAATTGATGATGACGGCCCATTACCTACTGAGCTTATTTTCGAAGATCAAAACGGGTATTCTTTAATTGGAAAGCCCGAAGAGAACAAGCCAAAGACCGAATACGATCCCGTATTTGATATGGAGATTGATTTCTTTGAGAAAAAAGCGCGCTTCACTCAAAAGATTAAAAAAGAGAGTGCCGATCCCATTAAGCTGAAAGGGTATGTGAACTATATGGTTTGCGACGAGTCGAAGTGCATCATGGAGCAAGCCGATTTTGAGATTGACATTAAAGGAAAGTCGGATGAAGCGACTACCTCTGATGATTCTATTGGCGAAGAATCGAGCGGTGAAGACCGATCGTATTGGGGAATTTTCTTTTGGTCATTCTTGAGTGGCTTCGCTGCCTTGTTGACTCCGTGCGTTTTCCCGATGATACCGATGACGGTGAGCTTTTTTACAAAGCAAAGCAAAACGAAAGCTGAGGGAATTAGAAATTCGATTATTTACGGGATATCCATCATCGTAATTTACGTAGTGTTAGGGGTAGTAGTGACGGCTATTTTTGGTGCTTCCGTGCTGTCTGAACTTTCTACAGACCCTTGGTTCAATCTGGTCTTTTTTGCCTTGCTGGTCATTTTTGCCATTTCATTCTTAGGAGCATTTGAAATTACTCTTCCCAACTCTTGGATTAGCAAAGCAGATTCTAAAGCTGATAAAGGCGGATTGATCGGAATCTTCTTTATGGCTTTTGTTTTGGCATTGGTTTCATTCTCCTGTACGGGACCTATAGTTGGAACGCTGATCGTTGAAGCTGCCTCAATTGGAGGAACGGCACCTGTGATTGGAATGTTTGGATTTTCATTGGCGATCGCTTTGCCTTTTACCCTTTTTGCCGCTTTCCCAGGATGGATGAATTCACTTCCTAAGTCCGGTGGTTGGCTGAATTCTGTGAAAGTTGTTCTTGGATTTTTGGAATTGGCCTTGGCTTTCAAATTCTTATCCAATGCCGATATGGTGCTTCAGTTGCACTATCTGGAAAGAGAGGTGTTTATAGCCATCTGGATTGTCATCTTCGGATTATTAACGATGTACCTACTCGGAAAACTTAAGCTACCTCATGATAGTGATTTGAAACATATCTCAGTCTCCAGATTATTGCTGGCTACCCTAACGGGGTTCTTTACCATCTACATGATTCCCGGATTATGGGGAGCACCATTGAAACTTATAGCAGCTTTCCCACCGCCGATCAGCTACAGCGAAAGTCCGTTGGGCGTTGGTTACTATGGGGGAGGCGGTTCGTCGGGAGCTCATGAAGAGGGAACGCACTTGGTCGTACCCGGAGTGTATTCCTATCATGATTACAATGAAGGTTTGGCGAAGGCCAAAGAGTTGGGAAAACCATTGATGCTTGATTTCACTGGTCACGCCTGCGTGAACTGCCGAAAAATGGAACAGCAAGTATGGTCTGATCCTGAAATCTCATCAATGCTGGCGAATGATGTGGTATTGGTTTCTCTCTACGTGGATGAAAAGACCCCGCTTCCTGAAGCTGAGCAAATCACAGTTGAACTTACGGGTGGAAGAGAGAAGAAGCTCCGCAATGTCGGAAACAAATGGGCTGCATTTCAAGAGCTCAATTACGGGGTCAATGCTCAACCGTACTATGTGATTTTGGATCATGATGAACAGAAGCTCATCGAACCATCCAACTACCAAGATTATGGCACGATAGCAGAATTCAAAGACTGGTTAACTCGAGGAATAGACAAATACAAACAATAA
- the tilS gene encoding tRNA lysidine(34) synthetase TilS — MNLEEKFKANLDRLGIDEGESVLIALSGGVDSVVLLNLVKRAGLKPMAAHANFKLRDAESEADEAFVKSGCEALNIPIFTKTLSLQGISSDIQGQARKLRYQWFSELMDENTIRFIFTAHHLDDRLETFFINFLRGTGLKGLKSIPERNIRIYRPLLPFRKEELIAFAKAEGIEWRDDSSNEKDVYLRNRIRQQVIPVLESFDANAVELAGRSLEFLAEADTYFKRAAGKFIAKLETNGFVCKIYDSDWDSLFDHPPLHKYVFEDLGFNSGQLEQLENLKNSESGRRVIGKRFTAFRDRGVYILRTNVGEQIDTAVIDNRDEGQINEPISLTWKRAEFPRKYIESPTEAWLSKEKLQFPLEIRLWQNGDRFVPFGMKGSKKVSDYLIDAKVSVPEKERTYVLLSDGEICWLIGHRIDDRYRLKAGEIDAIQFKLK, encoded by the coding sequence AGCGGAGGTGTGGACTCTGTAGTGCTATTGAATCTCGTAAAAAGAGCTGGCTTGAAGCCAATGGCCGCACACGCCAATTTTAAGCTTAGAGATGCAGAAAGTGAGGCTGATGAAGCATTTGTTAAGTCAGGCTGTGAAGCTCTGAATATTCCGATTTTCACTAAAACACTTTCACTCCAAGGAATCTCAAGTGATATTCAAGGACAGGCTCGAAAACTGCGCTATCAATGGTTTTCAGAACTGATGGATGAAAATACCATCCGTTTCATTTTTACGGCTCATCATTTAGACGATCGACTGGAAACCTTCTTCATCAATTTTTTACGTGGCACCGGTTTGAAAGGCCTGAAGTCCATTCCTGAAAGAAATATTCGAATCTACAGGCCGCTACTTCCATTTCGAAAAGAAGAGTTGATCGCTTTCGCAAAAGCGGAGGGAATTGAATGGCGCGATGATTCTTCGAATGAAAAGGACGTTTATTTGCGCAACCGTATCAGGCAGCAAGTCATTCCTGTTTTGGAAAGCTTCGATGCGAATGCCGTGGAGCTGGCGGGCCGATCTTTAGAGTTTTTGGCAGAAGCTGATACCTATTTTAAAAGAGCCGCGGGAAAGTTTATCGCAAAACTGGAGACGAATGGTTTCGTTTGCAAAATTTATGATTCCGATTGGGATTCCCTTTTTGACCACCCTCCTTTGCACAAATACGTATTTGAAGACCTCGGCTTCAACTCGGGGCAGCTCGAGCAATTGGAAAACTTAAAAAATAGCGAGTCGGGCCGAAGAGTTATTGGAAAACGTTTTACCGCATTCCGCGATCGCGGGGTATATATTTTGCGGACTAATGTCGGAGAACAAATCGATACTGCAGTCATCGATAATCGGGATGAAGGACAAATCAACGAGCCCATTTCCTTGACTTGGAAAAGAGCAGAATTCCCGCGAAAGTATATAGAGAGTCCCACCGAAGCTTGGCTTTCGAAGGAGAAACTTCAATTCCCACTCGAGATCAGATTATGGCAGAATGGAGATAGATTTGTGCCATTCGGAATGAAAGGAAGTAAAAAAGTAAGCGATTACTTAATTGATGCTAAGGTTTCTGTTCCCGAAAAAGAGCGGACATACGTGCTTCTTTCTGATGGGGAGATTTGTTGGTTGATCGGTCACCGAATCGACGATAGATATCGGCTGAAGGCTGGAGAAATCGATGCCATACAATTCAAGCTAAAATGA
- a CDS encoding queuosine precursor transporter, producing MSETRRKYEAFALYLLLGGLFITALITCNLIANKFVTVDLGFKVFTISAGVLPYPITFLLTDILSEVYGRKKTNAVVYTGFAASLFVLFMLFLGSLFPSIDESPVSDEYYNTVFQNSWRVILASMVAYLTAQLVDVRLFHFWKNLTKGKKLWLRNNASTILSQLVDTTLVVLVLFVGVLPIERIGDFIVDGWFFKVLVALADTIFIYLVIWLIRRRFSLKQGEEIDFL from the coding sequence ATGAGCGAGACGAGAAGAAAGTATGAAGCGTTTGCGCTGTATCTGTTGCTGGGTGGGCTTTTTATAACTGCCCTTATCACTTGCAATTTGATCGCAAATAAATTCGTGACTGTCGATCTTGGCTTTAAAGTGTTTACCATTTCCGCAGGAGTATTGCCTTATCCTATTACCTTCTTACTTACGGACATTCTTTCAGAGGTCTATGGTCGAAAGAAGACAAATGCCGTCGTTTATACTGGTTTTGCGGCATCCCTATTTGTCTTGTTCATGCTTTTTCTCGGGAGCCTCTTTCCGTCTATTGACGAGTCACCCGTAAGTGATGAGTACTACAATACAGTATTTCAAAACTCTTGGAGAGTGATTTTGGCTTCCATGGTGGCTTACCTTACGGCGCAACTCGTTGACGTGCGCCTATTTCATTTTTGGAAAAACCTCACAAAGGGTAAAAAGCTGTGGCTGCGAAACAATGCATCTACCATCCTTTCTCAATTGGTTGATACTACATTGGTTGTACTGGTTCTATTTGTCGGAGTTTTACCAATTGAGAGAATTGGTGATTTCATAGTTGATGGTTGGTTTTTCAAAGTCTTGGTGGCTCTGGCAGATACCATTTTCATCTACTTGGTAATTTGGTTGATTCGTCGCCGATTTTCTCTCAAACAAGGAGAGGAAATAGATTTTCTCTAA